From Novipirellula artificiosorum, the proteins below share one genomic window:
- a CDS encoding HlyD family efflux transporter periplasmic adaptor subunit: protein MSVYRKGIFPLLLTCLCLLSHGFADDATKNDSEQDVEITAVFESLVAVELSADSEQVDSLVIKKIVPHGTRIQPKAAVVWFETEAVDERILKAETDLSLAKLSLSESEFAFEQFGKQQDLDREAAQRTRREAKQDFDNFVAIDRQQQIESAEYQLKNAKASLEYVQEELHQLEKMYKEDELTEESEEIVLKRARRAVENAQYSLKLTETRTRRSLEQTIPSLQAKEEAKLEKAELDYAKTVQNLKDARQRRKIEQDQKKRDFEKQQADLVELREERRRFVITSPIEGIVYHGKLTRGRLSDKPSTLDTGSKATAEQVLATVVDPKRLRIRAELTETQLASLKAGIKGTATPVAFPGTELAVTIKSIESVPLASNKFDCVLSIDRRKNPAEIVPGMTCKVSFPKPIGEKENRDQREAKQNDTKKNHEDAPELNAPAVDESETKEAKK, encoded by the coding sequence ATGTCGGTCTATCGAAAAGGTATTTTCCCCCTCCTCTTAACTTGTTTGTGTCTCCTTTCCCACGGTTTTGCCGACGACGCAACGAAGAATGACTCGGAACAGGACGTTGAGATTACTGCGGTTTTCGAATCACTCGTGGCCGTCGAACTCTCAGCCGACAGCGAACAAGTCGACTCGCTTGTAATCAAGAAGATCGTGCCGCATGGAACTCGCATCCAACCCAAAGCGGCAGTCGTGTGGTTCGAAACCGAGGCCGTCGACGAGCGCATCCTGAAAGCGGAAACGGACCTATCCCTGGCGAAGCTGTCCCTCTCGGAGTCCGAATTCGCCTTCGAGCAATTCGGCAAGCAGCAGGACCTGGATCGCGAAGCTGCCCAGCGCACTCGACGCGAGGCGAAGCAGGATTTCGACAATTTTGTCGCCATCGATCGCCAACAACAAATTGAGTCGGCCGAGTACCAATTGAAGAACGCAAAAGCGTCTCTGGAATACGTCCAAGAGGAACTCCACCAACTGGAAAAAATGTACAAGGAAGATGAATTGACCGAAGAGTCCGAGGAGATCGTGTTGAAGCGAGCACGTCGAGCGGTTGAAAATGCCCAGTACAGCTTAAAGCTAACCGAGACGCGAACACGACGAAGTCTGGAACAAACCATCCCAAGTCTGCAAGCGAAAGAGGAAGCGAAACTTGAAAAAGCAGAACTCGATTACGCAAAAACGGTTCAAAATCTGAAGGACGCTCGGCAGCGTCGCAAAATCGAACAAGACCAGAAAAAGCGAGATTTCGAAAAACAACAAGCGGATCTGGTAGAACTTCGCGAAGAGCGTCGACGCTTTGTGATCACGTCGCCCATCGAAGGCATCGTCTATCACGGTAAACTGACTCGGGGCCGATTGAGCGATAAACCAAGCACATTGGATACGGGATCGAAGGCGACTGCAGAACAAGTGCTCGCCACCGTCGTGGATCCGAAGCGATTGCGAATCCGAGCGGAATTGACGGAAACACAGCTCGCATCGTTGAAAGCGGGGATCAAGGGAACCGCAACGCCGGTCGCATTTCCTGGCACGGAGCTAGCCGTAACGATCAAGTCAATCGAGTCGGTGCCTCTGGCAAGCAATAAGTTTGATTGCGTTCTGTCCATCGACCGTAGGAAGAACCCTGCGGAGATCGTGCCCGGTATGACTTGTAAAGTTAGCTTTCCCAAACCGATCGGCGAGAAAGAAAACAGAGACCAGCGCGAGGCAAAACAAAACGACACGAAGAAGAACCACGAAGACGCCCCTGAGCTCAACGCGCCAGCGGTAGATGAATCCGAAACCAAAGAGGCAAAGAAATGA
- a CDS encoding prenyltransferase/squalene oxidase repeat-containing protein, whose product MSALNGLRPILRSVLAVALCVVVADAQQPRGSGELAAEHQRIQPLDFRTPPILPDVVGPGGDAIQASIDRGVQFLLTDQNQNGSWGSATNTKNLNIFAPVPGAHDAFRTATTALCLSALLEVADPKDAQVKRAIGLGEAWMLQHLPELRRADGTAIYNVWGHGYSIQSLVRLHRHHRGEPNKQEKIETLLREQLDLLRRYESVDGGWGYYDFRYQTQRPTTDSISFVNGAILVAMFEAKAIGIEPPKRLVDRAIAATLRQQKPDFTYLYGEYLKDRPMRGINRPGGSLGRSQCCNLALRLWGDDEITDNVVKHWLYRLYERNGWLSIGRKRPVPHESWFQVAGYFYYFGHYYAAMGIEQLPPSDREPYQAMLADLLVPLQEKNGCWWDYPLYDYHQQYGTAMAVMTLKRCLD is encoded by the coding sequence ATGAGTGCCTTGAATGGGCTTCGACCGATCTTGCGATCCGTTCTCGCCGTCGCACTTTGCGTCGTCGTCGCCGATGCGCAGCAACCAAGGGGTTCCGGCGAATTGGCAGCAGAGCATCAGCGGATCCAGCCGCTCGATTTCCGCACGCCCCCCATATTGCCGGACGTTGTCGGCCCCGGCGGTGACGCCATTCAAGCTTCGATCGATCGAGGTGTCCAGTTTCTGTTGACCGATCAAAACCAGAATGGTTCTTGGGGATCGGCAACGAACACAAAGAATTTAAACATCTTTGCGCCCGTTCCCGGTGCTCACGATGCCTTTCGGACCGCGACGACGGCGTTGTGCTTGTCGGCATTGCTTGAAGTTGCCGATCCAAAGGATGCGCAGGTCAAGCGTGCCATCGGTCTTGGCGAGGCTTGGATGTTGCAACATTTGCCAGAACTGCGGCGAGCCGATGGGACGGCGATTTACAATGTTTGGGGACACGGCTATTCGATCCAGTCATTGGTCAGGTTACACCGCCATCATCGTGGTGAACCGAACAAACAAGAAAAGATCGAAACGCTGCTACGCGAGCAATTGGATCTGCTGCGGCGTTATGAATCGGTCGATGGCGGATGGGGCTACTACGATTTTCGCTATCAGACTCAGCGTCCAACCACCGATTCAATCAGCTTCGTCAACGGAGCCATCTTGGTCGCGATGTTCGAAGCCAAGGCGATTGGGATTGAACCGCCGAAGCGGTTGGTTGACCGTGCGATTGCGGCAACGTTGCGTCAGCAAAAGCCCGACTTCACCTACCTGTATGGCGAATACCTAAAAGACCGTCCGATGCGTGGCATCAACCGCCCCGGCGGCAGTCTTGGCCGATCGCAGTGCTGCAACTTGGCCCTTCGTCTTTGGGGCGACGATGAGATCACCGACAACGTGGTCAAACATTGGCTGTACCGATTGTACGAGCGCAATGGTTGGCTAAGCATCGGACGAAAACGCCCCGTGCCACACGAATCGTGGTTCCAAGTGGCCGGGTACTTCTACTACTTTGGCCACTACTACGCCGCGATGGGCATTGAGCAGTTACCCCCATCCGATCGCGAACCGTACCAGGCGATGTTGGCAGATCTGTTGGTGCCGCTGCAGGAAAAAAACGGTTGTTGGTGGGACTACCCTCTTTACGATTACCACCAACAATATGGCACCGCGATGGCGGTGATGACTCTAAAGCGTTGCTTGGATTAG
- a CDS encoding PEP-CTERM sorting domain-containing protein, translated as MRSKPCWNRSHRRTFAVVVVAWVMAGSSPGDALADWKDDIGYTALQAELGAATPTGVGVNVSQGEARVTDNGPPTTIRYMPNTASAQLSTKTFTDGSGMNVGVNSHADGVANLFIGNTASIAPGVINITNYDANDWLDDKLGSVSKTEPVAHPFKVQNHSWIANAKTPTDKTGVEDLAKRVDYLVNRDDVLIIGGSTNSGSIPDLLAHSYNAISVGRTDGGHGSGPTTFYGSGRPRPDIVAPSGTTSGATPMVSSTAAMLYETAAGSNADHVETMRAVLMAGATKNEFASWDRTATRPIDEVYGAGEVNAYNSYQILAGGETNGTLVAPLTAAGLFGYDFVEAIDFSGTMQYRFDVDPGFVMDELSIFLSWNIQVTNASAVSGEFIPDADPSSSASLSNLELTLRDASNAIIDQSISGVDNFEHIYLQDLAAGSYTLQVSRDQAVDYGLAWRSSISAVPEPASVLLLSSGFAAWGFRRKAVAIQVTG; from the coding sequence ATGCGTTCAAAACCTTGCTGGAACCGTTCACACCGTCGCACGTTCGCGGTGGTGGTCGTCGCATGGGTGATGGCAGGGTCGTCCCCGGGCGACGCGCTAGCCGATTGGAAAGATGACATTGGCTACACCGCACTGCAAGCGGAATTGGGGGCGGCGACCCCCACGGGCGTCGGCGTGAATGTGTCGCAAGGTGAAGCTCGCGTCACCGATAACGGCCCCCCGACCACGATTCGCTACATGCCAAACACCGCAAGCGCTCAACTTTCGACCAAGACGTTTACCGATGGCAGCGGGATGAACGTGGGAGTCAATTCCCATGCCGATGGTGTCGCAAACTTGTTTATCGGAAATACAGCCAGCATTGCGCCGGGCGTGATCAACATCACCAATTACGATGCCAACGATTGGCTGGATGACAAACTGGGATCCGTCAGCAAGACGGAACCGGTGGCTCATCCGTTCAAAGTGCAGAACCATAGCTGGATCGCGAATGCGAAGACGCCCACTGACAAGACCGGAGTCGAGGATCTAGCCAAACGGGTCGATTATCTTGTCAATCGCGATGATGTGCTGATTATTGGCGGTTCGACGAATAGCGGCAGCATCCCGGACTTGCTCGCTCATTCGTACAACGCCATCAGCGTCGGACGAACCGATGGGGGGCATGGATCAGGACCGACGACGTTTTACGGCAGCGGCCGACCTCGGCCTGACATCGTTGCGCCTTCCGGCACGACCAGTGGCGCCACGCCGATGGTCTCTTCCACCGCCGCAATGCTTTATGAGACAGCTGCCGGCTCGAATGCCGATCATGTCGAAACGATGCGCGCGGTCCTGATGGCCGGTGCGACGAAAAACGAGTTTGCTTCTTGGGATCGAACCGCAACGCGGCCGATCGACGAAGTCTATGGTGCGGGAGAAGTCAACGCTTACAACAGCTACCAGATCCTCGCTGGAGGCGAAACCAATGGCACGCTGGTGGCACCCCTCACCGCCGCAGGTCTATTTGGCTACGATTTTGTCGAAGCCATCGATTTCAGCGGAACCATGCAGTACCGCTTTGACGTCGACCCAGGCTTCGTGATGGACGAATTGTCGATCTTCTTAAGCTGGAACATCCAGGTCACCAATGCCTCTGCCGTTTCCGGCGAGTTCATTCCGGATGCCGACCCGAGTTCTTCGGCCAGTTTATCCAATTTGGAGCTGACACTGCGAGATGCCTCCAATGCGATCATTGACCAGAGCATCAGCGGTGTCGATAACTTCGAACACATCTACTTGCAGGACCTGGCAGCCGGATCCTACACGCTGCAGGTGTCGCGTGATCAAGCGGTCGACTACGGACTGGCGTGGCGATCTTCGATTTCCGCTGTTCCCGAGCCAGCCAGCGTTCTACTACTAAGCTCTGGGTTTGCAGCTTGGGGCTTCCGGCGTAAAGCCGTCGCGATTCAGGTCACCGGCTGA
- a CDS encoding TlpA disulfide reductase family protein, with protein sequence MLDLPPSALLTPRNSRVLPTAALTFIFAFFASLSVAATPSAETALGLKPIQTDVEYEIPDAAAAAKCTVNDIDHPEWSGWEVHAADGTMLRRFADTNGDNKVDLWCYFNFGVEVYRDVDKDFNTKADQYRWLGTEGTRWGEDENEDGRIDRWVQISAEEVTAEVVSAMRDRDPARFARLLVSESDLKSLGLGAETSRRLATKADRAASEFTDFAKRQQAVSRSAKWVQFAAATPGVVPAGIDGSTKDVIVYENAVAMFEDGGKNGQILVGTIIKVGDRWKIVDLPSAAADGDAVAQSAGNFFTPGGIGGASAAAGSGVSSQAQELVTQLEEVDQKLAEAGDPKDVSSLHEARAQLVARLIKSTDDPGERDAWTRQLIDTVSAATQSGAYPDGLVRLKAIARSLGEENEPLRSYADYLLIGTEYAVRQTPDADFAKVQEWYLEALTDFVDQHPQMPEAAQAMLQLALSKEFEDKEKEALGYYKKVAVAFRGTEAAEKAAGAARRLESVGQVIELQGLSIEGKAFKLSQLRGRPVVIHYWATWCEPCKQDMKLLRGLQARYAKAGLQVVGVNVDATRESAGQFLKQNSVPWIQLFDDGGLESSDLAKAFGVQTLPTTMLVDQKGRMVRHNIRVDDLESELDKLTK encoded by the coding sequence ATGTTGGACCTTCCTCCTTCGGCACTCCTCACTCCTCGCAACTCTCGGGTGCTGCCCACGGCCGCGCTGACATTTATTTTTGCCTTTTTTGCGTCCCTTTCGGTTGCCGCGACTCCTTCGGCTGAAACGGCATTGGGCTTGAAACCTATCCAAACGGACGTCGAGTACGAGATTCCCGATGCCGCTGCCGCCGCGAAGTGCACCGTCAACGATATCGATCACCCGGAATGGTCAGGCTGGGAGGTTCATGCGGCGGATGGCACGATGTTGCGCCGATTCGCGGACACCAACGGCGATAATAAGGTCGATTTGTGGTGCTATTTCAATTTCGGTGTCGAGGTTTACCGCGATGTGGACAAGGATTTCAACACCAAGGCCGACCAGTACCGATGGCTCGGAACCGAAGGCACTCGTTGGGGCGAAGACGAGAACGAGGATGGCCGCATCGACCGGTGGGTTCAGATCTCAGCGGAAGAAGTGACCGCAGAGGTGGTCTCTGCGATGCGGGACAGAGATCCCGCTCGGTTCGCACGATTGTTGGTCAGCGAAAGCGATCTCAAATCACTTGGGCTTGGCGCCGAGACGAGTCGGCGATTGGCGACCAAGGCAGATCGAGCGGCTTCGGAGTTCACTGATTTTGCGAAGCGTCAGCAAGCGGTGAGTCGCTCGGCGAAGTGGGTTCAATTCGCAGCTGCTACCCCGGGCGTTGTGCCGGCCGGTATCGATGGGTCGACCAAAGACGTCATCGTCTACGAAAATGCAGTCGCGATGTTCGAAGATGGAGGCAAGAATGGCCAAATCTTGGTCGGCACGATCATCAAGGTGGGGGATCGGTGGAAAATCGTCGATTTGCCCAGCGCAGCAGCGGATGGTGACGCCGTGGCCCAATCGGCTGGCAACTTCTTCACTCCGGGTGGAATTGGCGGTGCGTCGGCAGCCGCCGGCAGTGGAGTCAGTTCACAGGCGCAAGAATTGGTGACGCAATTAGAAGAAGTGGATCAAAAATTGGCCGAAGCAGGCGATCCGAAGGACGTTTCTTCGCTGCATGAAGCTCGTGCCCAATTGGTCGCTCGGCTGATCAAATCGACGGACGATCCCGGCGAACGCGACGCCTGGACTCGCCAACTGATCGACACGGTCAGCGCTGCGACGCAGAGCGGTGCCTATCCGGATGGACTCGTTCGTTTGAAGGCGATTGCTCGTTCGCTGGGCGAGGAAAACGAACCGTTGCGTTCTTATGCCGATTATCTGTTGATCGGGACCGAGTATGCCGTTCGCCAAACTCCGGATGCGGATTTTGCAAAGGTCCAAGAATGGTACTTGGAAGCGCTGACCGACTTTGTTGACCAGCACCCCCAGATGCCCGAAGCCGCGCAAGCGATGTTGCAATTGGCCCTCAGCAAGGAGTTTGAGGACAAAGAAAAAGAGGCTCTCGGCTACTACAAGAAAGTCGCGGTTGCGTTCCGAGGTACCGAAGCAGCCGAAAAGGCCGCAGGTGCAGCACGACGTCTCGAATCGGTTGGACAAGTGATTGAATTGCAGGGCCTATCGATCGAAGGCAAGGCGTTTAAGTTGTCCCAACTCCGTGGGCGTCCCGTGGTGATTCATTACTGGGCAACGTGGTGTGAACCGTGTAAACAAGACATGAAGCTGCTTCGCGGGTTGCAGGCTCGTTATGCCAAGGCGGGACTGCAAGTGGTCGGTGTGAATGTTGATGCCACGCGAGAGTCGGCAGGGCAGTTCTTGAAACAAAACTCTGTCCCTTGGATTCAACTGTTTGACGACGGGGGTCTTGAGTCGAGCGACTTGGCCAAAGCGTTTGGTGTTCAGACCTTGCCGACCACGATGTTGGTCGACCAAAAGGGTCGCATGGTCCGACATAACATTCGCGTAGATGATCTCGAAAGCGAATTGGATAAGCTGACGAAGTAA